Proteins encoded in a region of the Lathamus discolor isolate bLatDis1 chromosome Z, bLatDis1.hap1, whole genome shotgun sequence genome:
- the HSDL1 gene encoding inactive hydroxysteroid dehydrogenase-like protein 1, giving the protein MAAVDRFHLLYREISHSCNFYIEALAIVGAWYTIRKCMSLAIDTYSMLRLHLIPKLGGKIDLVKRYGKWAVVTGSTDGIGKAYAEELAKRGVNIILISRNKEKLEAVSKSISETYKVETDFIVADFSKGREPYPAIKEALKDREIGILVNNVGMFYSYPDYFTSLSEDMLWDMININIASANMMTHIVLPGMVEKKKGAIVNVSSASCCQPTPMLTIYGASKTYLDYFSRALHYECASKGIFVQSLTPFVISKMTSHSGMASKRSFFFPSAEEYASHAVSTLGLSTRTTGYWKHAIKFTLGERLPEWIWAWLALYIFRITRKEALTCKVK; this is encoded by the exons ATGGCTGCAGTGGATCGTTTCCACCTCTTGTACAGAGAGATCAGTCATTCCTGCAATTTTTACATAGAGGCCCTGGCTATAGTTGGAGCCTGGTACACAATCAGGAAGTGCATGTCCCTTGCAATTGACACTTACAGCATGCTTAGGTTGCATTTAATTCCAAAGCTGGGCGGCAAGATTGATCTTGTCAAGCGCTATGGAAAATGGGCCGTGGTCACTG gTAGCACAGATGGTATTGGGAAGGCATATGCTGAAGAGCTGGCGAAGCGTGGTGTCAACATTATCTTAATCAGCcgaaacaaagaaaagctggaggCTGTATCTAAAAGCATATCTGAAACCTATAAAGTGGAAACAGATTTCATAGTAGCTGACTTCAGCAAGGGTCGTGAGCCTTACCCAGCCATTAAGGAGGCTCTGAAAGACAGAGAAATTGGGATTTTGGTAAATAATGTAGGAATGTTTTATTCCTACCCGGACTATTTTACCAGTCTGTCTGAGGATATGCTGTGGGACATGATCAACATAAATATTGCTTCTGCTAACATGATGACACATATTGTCCTGCCAGGCATGGtagagaagaagaaaggtgCAATTGTGAATGTTTCTTCTGCATCCTGTTGTCAGCCAACACCAATGTTGACGATCTATGGTGCTTCTAAA ACCTACCTGGACTATTTCAGTAGAGCACTACATTATGAGTGTGCCTCAAAAGGAATTTTTGTTCAGAGTTTAACTCCATTTGTCATTTCTAAAATGACATCACACAGTGGCATGGCATCAAAgagatctttcttttttccttctgctgaagaGTATGCAAGTCATGCTGTTTCTACTCTTGGGTTATCTACTAGGACTACTGGTTACTGGAAGCATGCAATAAAG TTCACGTTGGGTGAGCGCCTACCTGAATGGATCTGGGCATGGCTTGCATTGTATATTTTCAGAATTACACGCAAGGAAGCTTTAACATGCAAAGTGAAATAG